ATAGAGCTTCTCCCAAGCCTCAGGAAGGTGTTTTCTTATCATAGGAAGCACCTCTAAGATCCTCTCCCCCTGAGAACAAATCATTGCCTCATTAGCAAACAGCTCAAAAAGATAAAGGATCAGCTCAGGAGGTAACATTTCAATGCGGGAGAGTCCCTCATCTCCCTTAAGGATACTTTGCAGATCTTCTATGAAAACATACATCTTTTCTGGGGCAATCTCTACAGCTTCCTGAGAGAGTTCTATACTAAGAACGCGGCGTTTAAACTCCTCAGCATACAGCTCTAAAAACTCACTATATTTTATCTCTGCAGCGACATAAAAGATCTCTGCAAGGGTACGAAAATCCCGCAACTCCCAAGCTCTTTGGAACAATTCCGGAAGAAGCGGCATAAATCCCGACCAGAGACTCAAAAATAACTCCATTTTCAAAGAACGCAGCTGAGGAGGCGCGATCCCCAAGCGATACAACAAAGAACTCTGAAGCTTATCTTTAAGGTAGCCTAGGAAAGTCTTTTCTTGTCCTACAGAGATCAGCTCGGGAGCAACCTGAAGCACTAGAAGAAGAAACACCATCGTAACGCTATGACGCTTATGCAAACTCTCATATAAACGATAAATAAGGTGATCCTTAAGCCGAGAAATTTCAGGGTGTTGTGAATAGCGCTTTAATGCTAACAAAAGGCTCTTTACTTCCTCATGAAACTCCCCTAGTCTTTGATAGACAAGAGCTTTTCCTAAATACTCTAAGGGTGCAAGGACACTTTGATGTAAAAGAGAAAACTCCTCAAGGGCACAGGAAAAGCCGTCAAGATCATCCTCAAAGGATGCCTTTTCCATCAGAGCAATGCCAGCTCGAAATAGCGCCTCACATCCTTCCTTACGTCTAGGGAAAGACTCCGCTATTCTCTTATAAAACACTAATGCACGATCATAGAGTTTCTCGGAAAGGAACGCATCAGGAACTGCAAGGCAATTAACATGCAAAGATCCACTGCTTTCAAATACCCCAATTTCTCCAAGAATCTCCTCCATATTTTGAACAAGAACGCCTATATGCCCGCCACGGCTGGGCATGTAATCTACATACACAAGCCACAGAGCGCTATCTATATAAAGAGATAGGCTATTGCTACACTTCTCTAAAATTATAGAAAAAGCCTCTTTCTGACCATAGATCTCCTGAGAGATCTTCTGAATTTCTAGCCCGTTTTTCACGAGAGACACAGAAAGCACGTTCTCCTTCATCTGAAGCCAAAAACCATACCCTCGATAAAAGGAATTATCGATAGAGTTTACAGAAGGAGGAAGAAGAACCCCGAACCCCTCAACAACCCCACGTCGCGAAAGCGTACACTCCAGACGAACCTCTGAGAAGCTTTCCACATTAGAGATCGCTAAACGATACCATGAAGAAGGCAGCACTTCCAACATGGGGAAATATTTCGATAAAAGAATTGGCTCGCACCACTTCCAGCTCTGCCTCCCCTGAGGATCAAGGTTTTTCTTATGTATCCATTTGGGGTTCCCCTGCACGTACCTCTCAATATCCTCCTTTAGCTCCATGACAGAACTATAGCGAACACTGGGGTCTTCAGCTAAGGCCTTAATCACCACAGATGAAAGAAACGGAGGGATCTCCCGATAAGGCGCAACATCCTCAGGAGGAGCAATTAACACAGGCTCCCTAAGGATTTTCTTCCCGCGCGCCCTGTGATAAGGGAATGACAGAGTCAACATTTGATACAAAATCACCCCTAAGGCATAAACGTCCGTACTCTCTGAGGCTGGATTTCCTAAAAGACGCTCCGGTGCCATGTAATCGGGAGTTCCTACTAATTTTCCATAGACTGTCATCTGCTGAGGAGATTCCCCAAGGGAGAGTTTCTGTTCACTCATGCACTGGGGCTCTAAGCATACACGGGATACCGCAGCGCCCCAATCTAAAATCACCACTTCACCAAAGAGCCCTAGAAGAATATTGTCAGGTTTAAGATCCCGATGGAGAACTCCCCGAGAATGCACATAGGATATAGTCGCGCAGATCTTATAGAAAATAGATAAAAATGCTCCTACAGAGGTTTTCTCCGCAAGCTCCTTAGAAAGTCCCTCCTGTTTCCATACACTTTTGAGCAAGCTTTTTAAGGTATAACCCTCAATATAAGGCATGGTGTAGTATACTGGATCTTGGTTACTACAGATCGTATATACAGGAACTACTCCAGGATGCACAAGATCCGCAGCAATCTTTGCTTCCCTAAGGAAACGTTGTTTCAACAGTGTATTATTAGAAAGGTCCTTGCGGATATTTTTTAACGCAACATGCCGCGAGCACACAGTATCATAGGCAAGGTACACCTCACCCATTCCTCCTTTACCTATGAGCCTGATGATCTTATATCTTTGCAAATGCCCTCAGCCTCTCCTAAGATAGCGATACTAGCTTATCTAAAACCCCTTGCAATTCTAAACGATAGTTCCTCAACGCTTCCTCTTTATCCTTCACCAGCTGCGGATTTGCCTTCAACCGAAAACTCTCGCTACTTAGTAAGTGCGTAGTACTCTCTATAGCTCTTTGTAATCGCTGACTCTCCTTTTCTAATCGTCCCTTTTCCTTAGCAAGATGCCCCTCAGGAACAAAAATCCCTAGGCGAATACTGTCAATAACCCCTAAGCTATATACACGATCTCTAGGCTCTTCCTGCACACATTGAATAGAAGATATCCCTCCAAGAGCCTGAATAATAGAGAAGTAACGCGTGATCTCAATATCCTCAGGACAAAGCACAAACGCCTCTAAAGGAACTCTAGGATCTAATTGCATCTCTCCGCGGATATTGCGTACTGTGTATACCAAACGCTGGGCCAAAGTAAATGATGCATGAAGATCTTGAGGAAATTCTATAGCAAAAGCTCGAGGATAAGGGGCTTCTATACATGCTCTCGAGCGCAACATTGCAACAACATGATGCGTAAGTGCATCGCCATCTCCCTCAAGCATCGGCCCCAAGACCTCCTGAACCTTAAGAAATAAAGACTCTGTAATAAAAGGAACTACAGGATGCAACACACCCAACATACTGACTAACAAAACCAACAATAGCTTACGTTTGGTTTGTCTGTCCTTCTCACTCCCCTGCTTTCCAAAGAGTATAGGCTTGATAATCTCAATATATGTTGAGCATAGGTCATTACGGAAAAACTCGTAAGACATCATAGCAATCTTATCAAAAGCATACACTTCATATGCCTCATGGAGTTTCTCAATCAGCTGGTTAAACCCATCAAGAATATAGTAATCTTCTAGCTGCAATGTACTTTGATCTATCCCAGAAAGAAGATCTTGACAGCGCATCTCAGAAATATGCCCTAAAATAAACCTCGCTCCGTTCCAAAGCTTATTGGCAAAATTTTTAGATTCCTCAAACAAACGAAAATCAAGATCTATCTGTTCTCCTCTGTTCGCACAGGAACACAAGGTCATGCGAACCGCATCTGCTCCATACATCTCTATCATCTCTATGGGATCAATCACATTCCCCTTGGACTTTGAGAGCTTCTCCCACTTAGCTATAACATCTTTAGGGAGCTCTTTTCCTAAATCATACTCACGCTTCTCTGCTCCAGAAATGTAACTCCACTCACCCAGTTCATTATAGCGCTTGTAGGACTTCCCAAAAATCAACCCATGCAAAAAGACCTCAGAAAATGGCTTTTCCCCATACATGGCAAAGCATAGAAGCACCATTCTCGTCACCCAGAAAAACAGAATATCATGGCCAGTGACTAACACTGACGTCGGATAAAACTTCTTGAGATCTTCGGCATTCTCATCTGGCCATCCCAAACAAGTCAGAGGCCATAACCCAGAGGAAAACCACGTATCTAAAACATCTGGATCTTGCTCCCAAGATTCAGGATCTCTAGCCACCTCTTCAGGGACTCCTTCACCATCATAGCAAATGATCCTTTCAGGGTCCTCTTTATGATACCATACGGGAATACGATGCCCCCACCAAAGTTGACGGCTAATGCACCAATCCCGAAGATTATTTGCCCACGCTAAATAGTTCCTCTTAAACTCTTTAGGGAAAATACGAATGCTCTCGCTAT
This genomic stretch from Chlamydia pecorum E58 harbors:
- the pknD gene encoding serine/threonine-protein kinase PknD, producing MQRYKIIRLIGKGGMGEVYLAYDTVCSRHVALKNIRKDLSNNTLLKQRFLREAKIAADLVHPGVVPVYTICSNQDPVYYTMPYIEGYTLKSLLKSVWKQEGLSKELAEKTSVGAFLSIFYKICATISYVHSRGVLHRDLKPDNILLGLFGEVVILDWGAAVSRVCLEPQCMSEQKLSLGESPQQMTVYGKLVGTPDYMAPERLLGNPASESTDVYALGVILYQMLTLSFPYHRARGKKILREPVLIAPPEDVAPYREIPPFLSSVVIKALAEDPSVRYSSVMELKEDIERYVQGNPKWIHKKNLDPQGRQSWKWCEPILLSKYFPMLEVLPSSWYRLAISNVESFSEVRLECTLSRRGVVEGFGVLLPPSVNSIDNSFYRGYGFWLQMKENVLSVSLVKNGLEIQKISQEIYGQKEAFSIILEKCSNSLSLYIDSALWLVYVDYMPSRGGHIGVLVQNMEEILGEIGVFESSGSLHVNCLAVPDAFLSEKLYDRALVFYKRIAESFPRRKEGCEALFRAGIALMEKASFEDDLDGFSCALEEFSLLHQSVLAPLEYLGKALVYQRLGEFHEEVKSLLLALKRYSQHPEISRLKDHLIYRLYESLHKRHSVTMVFLLLVLQVAPELISVGQEKTFLGYLKDKLQSSLLYRLGIAPPQLRSLKMELFLSLWSGFMPLLPELFQRAWELRDFRTLAEIFYVAAEIKYSEFLELYAEEFKRRVLSIELSQEAVEIAPEKMYVFIEDLQSILKGDEGLSRIEMLPPELILYLFELFANEAMICSQGERILEVLPMIRKHLPEAWEKLYLLPHEIRARLWMHEKQEAYDLINLYDPELRQDPCHEVFVLYGCWLALAKGQEHAEAHFQKGGNREFLLPCSLLARECISPGSIMGGLSFRERQLLLSQKFLYAHCLGLEKERDVCRASYERLFQERPL
- a CDS encoding valine--tRNA ligase; amino-acid sequence: MNEEELPKAYDPKGVEKALYAFWEEKGMFTADSSSSKPPYSIVMPPPNVTGILHMGHALVNTLQDVLIRYKRMQGFETCWIPGTDHAGIATQAVVERRLFETLGKRRSQFSREEFLEHVWEWKEKSEEVILSQLKQLGCSCDWTRKRFTLETSACRAVKRAFKKLFDQGNIYRGYYLVNWDPVLQTALSDDEVEYEEKEGWLYYIRYRVVGSEKFIIVATTRPETLLGDTAVAVHPEDERYREFIGEKLEVPFVQREIPILGDTFVDPDFGTGAVKITPAHDKDDYQMGERHRLPKINILTPSGKINENGGPFEGLHKEKAREEILIALDQAGLFVKKEPYTLRVGISYRSGAVIEPYLSKQWFISVDSFRKEVCDFVHSESIRIFPKEFKRNYLAWANNLRDWCISRQLWWGHRIPVWYHKEDPERIICYDGEGVPEEVARDPESWEQDPDVLDTWFSSGLWPLTCLGWPDENAEDLKKFYPTSVLVTGHDILFFWVTRMVLLCFAMYGEKPFSEVFLHGLIFGKSYKRYNELGEWSYISGAEKREYDLGKELPKDVIAKWEKLSKSKGNVIDPIEMIEMYGADAVRMTLCSCANRGEQIDLDFRLFEESKNFANKLWNGARFILGHISEMRCQDLLSGIDQSTLQLEDYYILDGFNQLIEKLHEAYEVYAFDKIAMMSYEFFRNDLCSTYIEIIKPILFGKQGSEKDRQTKRKLLLVLLVSMLGVLHPVVPFITESLFLKVQEVLGPMLEGDGDALTHHVVAMLRSRACIEAPYPRAFAIEFPQDLHASFTLAQRLVYTVRNIRGEMQLDPRVPLEAFVLCPEDIEITRYFSIIQALGGISSIQCVQEEPRDRVYSLGVIDSIRLGIFVPEGHLAKEKGRLEKESQRLQRAIESTTHLLSSESFRLKANPQLVKDKEEALRNYRLELQGVLDKLVSLS